A stretch of Chitinivibrionales bacterium DNA encodes these proteins:
- a CDS encoding AAA family ATPase — TGAETVSAFLAHRSMRRGAVVLVDEAGQIGGKQMLQLLDYIQINQGRIILSGDTRQHGAVEASDALRAIEQYSGLGYAKLTNIRRQNPAAAKNQAERHWLEQYRLAVDEARRGKLGSSFDRLDNQGAIVACTLADQQSKLTEHFLELFKNRQSTVIVSQSWNEIHKVNESVRLGLKSQKLIGVDETTVTALERQDLTDAQKRDKRFYQPDSVLVFNRPTAGFKSGSAGKLRGMTDKHLLIEADNRIRPVPFKELDKITICQPKELSLSAGDRLQLKANDKSQDGRKLANGELVTVKKIHADGRIALDDGRVLSKDYRQFVRGYAVTSYAAQGKTVDYVLFSDSAVKAATNEQQWYVTISRGRKGVKIFTADKIQLRQNIAHSGHRTLAMDMKPSAFQKLATMWGRDLAFVLNVQQSRRVSAKRAAEMEQNEKLERQAEALRQAEALRQEESERHSQVERQREAAKQSQQVNQTESVKPTETVERKTQKTQTMRERIEMARRQANQNKRSGGMRI, encoded by the coding sequence ACCGGCGCGGAGACGGTCAGTGCTTTTCTCGCGCACCGTTCTATGCGGCGTGGTGCGGTCGTCCTCGTGGATGAGGCCGGGCAAATCGGCGGGAAACAAATGCTGCAACTGCTGGATTATATTCAAATCAACCAGGGGCGCATCATCCTGTCCGGTGATACACGCCAGCATGGAGCGGTCGAGGCATCGGACGCGCTACGGGCGATTGAACAGTATTCCGGTCTTGGTTACGCCAAACTGACGAACATCCGCCGTCAAAATCCAGCGGCGGCAAAGAATCAGGCCGAACGCCATTGGCTGGAACAATACCGGCTCGCCGTGGATGAGGCGCGGCGGGGCAAGCTCGGCTCATCGTTTGACCGGCTGGACAATCAAGGCGCCATCGTCGCCTGCACGCTGGCGGATCAACAATCGAAATTGACGGAACACTTCCTTGAACTTTTCAAAAATCGGCAATCTACGGTCATCGTCTCGCAAAGCTGGAATGAGATTCACAAGGTCAACGAATCTGTCCGGCTCGGCCTGAAATCACAGAAATTGATTGGCGTTGATGAAACAACCGTCACGGCATTGGAGCGGCAGGATTTGACGGACGCGCAAAAACGCGACAAGCGGTTTTACCAGCCCGACTCCGTTCTGGTGTTCAACCGCCCAACGGCCGGATTCAAATCCGGCAGCGCGGGGAAATTGCGCGGCATGACCGACAAGCATTTGCTGATTGAGGCCGACAATCGCATCCGGCCTGTGCCGTTCAAGGAATTGGACAAAATCACGATTTGCCAGCCGAAAGAACTTTCGCTGTCTGCCGGAGATCGGCTGCAACTCAAGGCCAATGACAAATCACAGGATGGCCGCAAGCTCGCTAATGGTGAATTGGTGACGGTGAAGAAAATCCACGCCGACGGGCGCATTGCCTTGGATGATGGGCGGGTGTTATCAAAAGATTACCGCCAGTTCGTGCGCGGTTACGCCGTCACCTCCTACGCCGCTCAAGGCAAGACCGTGGATTATGTCCTGTTCTCGGATTCAGCAGTCAAGGCGGCTACCAACGAGCAACAATGGTATGTGACGATTTCGCGCGGGCGCAAGGGCGTCAAAATTTTCACCGCCGACAAAATCCAGCTTCGGCAAAACATCGCGCATTCCGGTCATCGGACGCTCGCGATGGATATGAAGCCGAGCGCGTTTCAAAAGCTGGCAACGATGTGGGGACGGGATCTTGCCTTCGTTCTGAATGTTCAACAGTCCCGGCGCGTTTCGGCAAAGCGAGCGGCGGAAATGGAGCAGAACGAAAAATTGGAGCGTCAAGCAGAAGCCCTCCGGCAGGCGGAAGCGTTGCGGCAGGAAGAATCCGAGCGGCATTCCCAAGTTGAGCGCCAGCGTGAGGCAGCCAAGCAATCGCAGCAGGTGAATCAAACCGAATCCGTCAAACCAACCGAAACCGTTGAGCGGAAAACCCAGAAAACTCAAACCATGCGGGAGCGGATTGAAATGGCGCGGCGTCAGGCAAATCAAAACAAACGAAGTGGAGGCATGAGAATATGA